A genomic stretch from Primulina huaijiensis isolate GDHJ02 chromosome 14, ASM1229523v2, whole genome shotgun sequence includes:
- the LOC140957050 gene encoding aspartic proteinase 36-like: MALSWFPLALAVLVALAVLPAAVVGAGKSVALTLERANHKGIELSQLRNRDRVRHGRFLQQQPLGVVDFPVEGTYDPYLVGLYFTRVKLGTPPKEFYVQIDTGSDVLWVSCNPCAGCPTSSGLQIQLEFFDPSSSNTASPVSCSDQRCALGAQSSDSGCSGQNQCGYTFQYGDGSGTSGYYVSDSIYLDTVVGDSLTSNSSAAVVFGCSTSQTGDLTKPDRAVDGIFGFGQNGLSVISQLSSQGVTPNSFSHCLKGENGGGGILVLGQIVEPNLVYTPLVPSQPHYNVNLQSISVNGQTLPIDPSVFASSSNRGTIIDSGTTLAYLAKEAYDPFVTAITQTVSQSVRPLVSKGTQCYLTTSSISDIFPLVSLNFAGGASMILRPQDYLLQQNSVGGAAVWCIGVQKFQGEAMTILGDLVLKDKIVVYDLAGQRIGWANYDCSSSVNVTTAGSTGKTEFFNAGQFNNNNSASVKPYKMILLPSAIVTLLLHVAFFGVLPFL; the protein is encoded by the exons ATGGCGCTGTCGTGGTTTCCTTTGGCGTTGGCCGTGTTGGTGGCGTTGGCTGTGTTGCCGGCGGCGGTTGTTGGTGCAGGGAAGAGCGTGGCGTTGACTCTTGAGAGAGCGAATCACAAGGGAATTGAACTGAGTCAACTCAGGAACCGGGACAGGGTCAGACACGGCAGATTCTTGCAGCAACAGCCTCTTGGTGTCGTTGATTTCCCTGTCGAAGGAACCTATGATCCTTATCTTGTGGG GTTGTACTTTACTAGAGTTAAATTGGGTACTCCTCCAAAAGAATTCTATGTACAGATAGATACTGGAAGTGATGTGCTATGGGTCAGTTGCAATCCGTGTGCTGGTTGCCCCACATCAAGTGGACTACAA ATTCAGCTAGAGTTTTTCGATCCTTCCAGCTCAAACACAGCTTCGCCAGTCTCATGTTCAGATCAAAGATGTGCTTTAGGAGCACAGTCATCTGATTCCGGGTGTTCAGGCCAAAACCAATGCGGATACACATTCCAGTATGGTGATGGCAGTGGCACATCAGGATATTATGTGTCAGATTCAATATATTTGGACACAGTAGTTGGAGATTCTTTGACGTCGAATTCTTCAGCAGCTGTTGTTTTTGG CTGTAGCACATCACAGACCGGGGATCTTACGAAGCCAGATAGGGCAGTTGATGGTATATTTGGTTTTGGACAAAATGGCTTATCCGTAATCTCTCAACTTTCATCACAGGGAGTTACCCCAAATTCATTTTCCCATTGCTTAAAAGGAGAAAACGGTGGGGGTGGTATTTTGGTGCTTGGGCAGATTGTGGAGCCAAATCTTGTTTACACTCCTCTAGTTCCATCACA GCCCCATTACAATGTAAATCTACAAAGCATTTCAGTAAATGGGCAAACATTGCCCATCGATCCTTCCGTTTTTGCATCATCATCCAACCGAGGAACCATAATTGATTCAGGAACAACGCTGGCTTATCTTGCTAAAGAAGCTTATGACCCTTTTGTTACTGCT ATTACACAGACTGTATCACAATCTGTCCGCCCTCTTGTTTCAAAGGGAACCCAATGCTATCTAACTACCTCCAG TATCTCAGATATTTTCCCTCTGGTTAGTTTAAACTTTGCTGGTGGTGCCTCAATGATACTAAGGCCTCAAGATTACCTCTTGCAGCAGAACTCTGTT GGTGGTGCAGCAGTGTGGTGCATTGGCGTTCAGAAATTTCAGGGTGAAGCAATGACAATTTTAGGAG ATTTGGTCCTGAAAGACAAGATTGTTGTATATGATTTGGCTGGCCAAAGGATTGGATGGGCGAATTATGACT GTTCGTCTTCTGTAAACGTTACCACCGCCGGCAGTACTGGTAAAACAGAATTTTTCAATGCCGGACAATTTAACAACAATAATTCAGCATCCGTCAAACCTTACAAGATGATATTATTACCGAGTGCCATCGTAACTTTACTGTTGCATGTTGCATTCTTCGGTGTTCTACCATTTTTATGA